The following coding sequences are from one Bombus terrestris chromosome 14, iyBomTerr1.2, whole genome shotgun sequence window:
- the LOC100648226 gene encoding meiosis regulator and mRNA stability factor 1 isoform X7 yields MDGKIILGSKISVKFQKEKTRSFQQIQANSINRNGTVSESEIVTSSPKQMYSASASLAGGRALQIPHYQPSSPVIGTYSGWNAHCASASAPVGMVQPSSVFVGRSYPNNSNNNNVTFNRTYNELARAQSPLFWQVSGPQQFGHVWEEQYKVEKTKVLSRRIHIPQARENGVVNTNTSRNSEGLRRIRGTQTSFVQPPEWTGPRQQYPPLNVPASLNGTAQSNFKRRSPSPMYDLQSRERNQWNGQQNASVRSTRTPSPYENTVQTVSQQSNHTSPYHPSDTENEEVENFFNPINNHNGVSTNNETCTPIELQVTNLDQSINPKKMRHMLVSIFMEHVMVLNVSIFTQSDGNFAASVKVPSLSDAQYAISQLHRRKVGYKRILISYAHSGRASPQVVRAQIVMLLQEVPGHKLPLFKFREMYESRFMISISVSELYKMKDVCIITEDPGGRMVSLNPDHRNTPSPCFNTTNQEEQVELPYCTIHTLKPWSDKGWAEQKVASLPNVKISLKVLDPRIHQLLTTHNGSLPLPSLPNCYEAEFKEKLQVVENGVPLEHLVSCLSCVELKQGIGSVKYLIWTGNKIHENNQEENKCVTSPLANQLALFSRELVDLLKTAPHCQLPFNRFIPAYHHHFGRQCRVADYGFTKLIDLLEALTHTVQVMGEGNNRVVTLSHRAQVRRFTSDLLRVLKSKASKQVALSEFPSVYARVIAKPWDIVDYGVCEIEDILSEVSENTVVVTVINGGDKMIAIPKREQTAEEIERTKQFAVEVVELLRHAPQCRMQFNKFVPSYHHHFGHQCRVSDYGFTKLIELFEAIPEIVKIEDDNSGERQISLTEKEGLLVLSEQISKLITRSKGCLSVSNIAQNFLRQFGYALKPELFGCISVLQLMQKLGDTVKIVYLPSRPVVMMVDKSHVQQLILQCRRLLMDKPQHRMSLQEFQHLYAQYYLKSCNIDELKQNLSNVVRFTTLKEEQFIELTPLHCFACNVYRVMMNYGGALKLSQFETAYLSTIGSVCNPVDYGFPTLFALLQALPCTVTIKLSRRKKNIIYLNKKITVAVGIALPPTYASGSSYCDTDSSNESFESDSSSRVNVSNNSTIPEQTKWVEQVSESQDSWKQTDTDNLWSKDSNKSWMTSNSEDRLVNWSLQENGSESFLKNLMQTPIMLHGFTPAPPKPDSPPEEDLNKNQWESSVWTTPTKFAYLQDEHITNVHVPPFTLPLSWNHITSSDSNLLSPTKNLLTAAANPLNPRTSPFFSSKRNLVVAPHPSELPLPSLSLTPKKNVSSENIIIAESFTNKQEKIVNSSMEDINLKSNENGSSNMESNGTKEKHSTPTQQLFTSKRRLAAQFNRPIES; encoded by the exons ATGGATGGAAAGATTATTCTTGGTTCGAAAATTtccgtgaaatttcaaaaagagaaaacaagaaGTTTTCAGCAAATTCAAG CAAATTCTATAAATAGAAACGGTACTGTAAGTGAATCAGAAATTGTTACCAGTTCTCCAAAGCAAATGTACAGTGCAAGTGCTTCGTTAGCGGGTGGAAGAGCCCTTCAGATTCCACATTATCAGCCATCGTCGCCGGTTATTGGAACATATTCTGGATGGAATGCTCATTGTGCTTCTGCTTCAGCACCAGTAgg gATGGTTCAACCATCATCCGTTTTTGTTGGCAGATCGTATccaaataatagtaataataataatgtaacttTTAATAGAACTTATAACGAACTTGCAAGGGCTCAATCTCCATTGTTTTGGCAAGTCTCTGGTCCCCAACAATTTGGTCATGTATGGGAAgaacaatataag GTGGAAAAAACGAAAGTACTTAGTAGAAGAATTCATATTCCGCAGGCTCGGGAAAATGGAGTTGTAAATACTAATACTTCTCGAAATTCTGAGGGTTTAAGACGTATTAGAGGTACGCAAACTTCGTTTGTTCAACCTCCAGAATGGACTGGTCCAAGGCAACAATATCCTCCGTTGAATGTTCCTGCGAGTTTGAATGGAACTG CTCAATCAAATTTTAAACGCCGAAGTCCATCTCCTATGTATGACTTGCAATCACGAGAGAGAAATCAGTGGAATGGACAG CAGAATGCGTCTGTACGTAGTACTAGAACACCGTCGCCTTACGAAAATACAGTACAAACGGTAAGCCAACAAAGTAATCATACCTCACCTTATCATCCAAGTGATACGGAAAATGAAGAAGTTGag AATTTTTTCAATCCAATAAATAATCATAATGGAGTATCAACGAATAATGAAACGTGCACACCAATTGAACTGCAAGTAACTAATTTAGACCAAAGTATTAATCCAAAAAAGATGAGACATATgcttgtttctatttttatggaACATGTGATG gtgttaaatgtttctatttttacacAGTCTGATGGTAACTTTGCGGCAAGTGTCAAAGTACCTTCTTTATCAGACGCACAATACGCGATTTCTCAGTTACATCGTCGTAAAGTAGGGTATAAACGTATTTTAATATCGTATGCTCATAGTGGTAGAGCAAGTCCTCAGGTTGTACGAGCGCAAATTGTGATGCTACTGCAAGAAGTACCTGGTCATAAACTCCCTCTTTTTAAGTTTCGAGAAATGTACGAGAGTCGTTTCATGATTTCCATCAGCGTTTCCGAGTTGTACAAAATGAAAGATGTTTGTATTATTACGGAAGATCCTGGTGGTAGAATGGTTTCTCTTAATCCGGATCATAGAAATACTCCATCGCCATGTTTTAATACTACAAATCAG GAGGAACAAGTAGAGTTACCATATTGTACTATACATACGTTAAAACCATGGTCTGATAAAGGATGGGCTGAACAAAAAGTAGCATCACTCCCTAatgtaaaaatttctttaaaggTTCTCGATCCACGTATACACCAATTACTAACGACGCATAACGGAAGTTTACCATTACCTAG tttgcCAAATTGTTATGAAgctgaatttaaagaaaaattacaagtagTTGAAAATGGAGTACCCTTAGAACATCTAGTATCTTGCTTATCCTGTGTTGAATTGAAACAGGGTATTGGTAGTGTAAAGTATCTTATATGGACaggaaataaaattcatgaaaataatCAGGAAG aGAATAAATGTGTGACTTCTCCACTTGCAAATCAATTAGCACTTTTCAGTCGTGAATTAGTTGATCTTTTGAAAACTGCTCCACACTGCCAGTTACCATTTAACCGTTTTATACCCGCATATCACCACCATTTTGGAAGGCAATGTAGGGTTGCCGATTACGGATTCACCAAACTAATTGATTTGTTAGAAGCACTTACTCATACCGTACAA GTAATGGGCGAAGGAAACAATCGTGTGGTCACATTATCTCATCGTGCACAAGTACGTCGTTTCACATCTGATCTTCTAAGAGTCTTAAAGTCCAAAGCTAGTAAACAAGTAGCACTTTCAGAATTTCCAAGTGTTTATGCTAGAGTAATAG CTAAACCATGGGATATTGTGGATTATGGAGTATGTGAAATCGAAGACATTCTCAGTGAAGTGTCAGAAAATACTGTGGTTGTCACTGTGATTAATGGAGGAGATAAGATGATAGCTATTCCCAAACGAGAACAAACTGCAGAAGAGATAGAACGAACAAAACAATTTGCTGTCGAA GTTGTCGAGTTGTTACGACACGCGCCTCAGTGTAGAATGCAATTTAATAAGTTTGTGCCATCGTATCATCATCACTTTGGTCATCAGTGTCGAGTATCAGATTACGGCTTTAcgaaattaattgaattatttgaaGCTATACCGGAGATAGTTAAAATAGAAGATGATAATTCCGGAGAAAGACAAATTTCTTTAACAGAAAAGGAAGGTCTTCTTGTACTTTCTGAACAAATATCCAAATTAATTACTCGGTCGAAAGGTTGTCTTAGTGTTTCTAATATTGCACAAAACTTTTTACGTCAATTTGGCTATGCGTTAAAACCAGAATTATTCGGTTGCATCTCTGTGTTGCAACTTATGCAGAAACTTGGGGACACTGTGAAG atTGTATATTTGCCAAGTAGACCTGTAGTTATGATGGTAGATAAGTCTCACGTGCAGCAATTGATCCTACAATGCCGTCGATTACTCATGGATAAACCACAACATAGAATGTCACTTCAAGAGTTCCAACACTTATACGctcaatattatttaaaatcgtgTAACATAGACGAACTAAAGCAAAATTTATCCAATGTAGTTCGA TTTACAACACTAAAGGAGGAACAGTTCATAGAACTTACTCCATTACATTGTTTTGCTTGTAATGTATATCGTGTAATGATGAATTATGGTGGAGCGCTAAAACTTTCGCAGTTCGAGACGGCATATTTATCTACTATAGGTTCCGTTTGTAACCCTGTAGACTATGGATTTCCAACACTTTTTGCACTTTTGCAAGCATTGCCTTGTAcggtaacaataaaattatcacGGCGCAAGAAAAAcatcatatatttaaataaaaagattactG TAGCTGTAGGTATAGCATTACCGCCAACATATGCATCAGGATCATCATATTGTGATACAGATTCCAGTAATGAGTCGTTTGAAAGCGATTCATCCTCTCGTGTCAATGTTTCAAATAATTCAACTATACCTGAGCAAACAAAGTGGGTAGAGCAAGTTTCTGAAAGTCAGGATTCCTGGAAACAAACAGATACGGACAATCTATGGTCAAAAGACTCTAACAAATCTTGGATGACTTCAAATTCGGAAGATAGATTGGTCAATTGGTCATTACAAGAAAATGGAAGCGAAAGCTTTCTCAAAAACCTAATGCAAACACCAATCATGCTACATGGTTTTACACCTGCACCTCCAAAACCAGATTCTCCACCTGAG GAAGATCTAAATAAGAATCAATGGGAATCATCAGTTTGGACGACACCAACGAAATTTGCATATCTACAGGATGAACATATTACTAATGTACAC GTTCCTCCGTTTACTTTACCTCTTTCTTGGAATCACATCACATCCAGTGATAGTAACTTACTATCACCAACAAAGAATTTATTAACTGCTGCAGCCAATCCTTTAAATCCACGTACTTCACCTTTCTTCTCTTCCAAACGTAACTTGGTTGTTGCCCCTCATCCTTCTGAATTACCGCTTCCATCTTTATCATTAACTCCCAAAAAGAACGTGTCTTcggaaaatattataattgctGAGAGTTTTACAAATAAGcaagaaaaaattgttaatagTTCTATGGAAGACATAAATCTTAAAAGTAATGAAAATGGTAGCAGTAACATGGAAAGCAATGGTACTAAAGAGAAACACAGTACTCCTACACAACAAT TATTTACAAGCAAACGTCGTTTAGCTGCTCAATTCAATCGACCTATTGAGTCATGA